From the Capnocytophaga sp. oral taxon 878 genome, the window GTAATATCACTAGTTTGCTGAATTTCGGCAATAATAATACCCTTACCTATGGCGTGTACTTTACCTGTATTAATAAAAAATGTATCACCATTGTGTACCTTTTCATAGTTAAGAATATCGGTAAGAGTACCGTTATTGAGGTGTTGTTGGTATTCATTTTTAGTAACTGTCTTGTTAAAACCTACTATGAGTTCAGCTCCTTCATCGGCATGGAGTACATACCACATTTCAGTCTTACCAAAGGAGTTATGACGTTCCTTGGCTAGCTTATCATTAGGGTGTACTTGGATTGATAGGTCTTCACGGGCATCAATAAATTTGATAAGTATAGGGAAATCATTACCAAAACGCTGGTGCACATGCTTACCAAGTAACTCATTAGGATACAAGTTAATAAGCTCTTGAAGACTTTTGCCTTCTAAGGCTCCATTAGCTACCACCGATATATCACCAGGTACTCCTGATACTTCCCAGCTTTCACCTGTGATATCGGTTACAATGGGTTTGTTAAACAAAGTTTTAAGTTTTGTACCTCCCCAAATTCTCTCTTTTAGGATAGGTTTAAATTTTATTGGATACATTTTATTACACTTGTTTAATTAATTTCTAAAAGAATAGGGCAATGATCACTATGCTTAGCTTCGGGCAGTATGAGAGCTCGCTCCATACGGCTTTCCAAAGGTGAAGCTACTAAGTGATAATCAATACGCCAACCTTTATTATTATTACGGGCATTAGCTCTATAACTCCACCATGAGTATTGATGAGGCTCTTTATGAAAATAACGGAAACTATCAATAAAGCCACTTTTCATAAAGGTATCTAACCACTCACGTTCCACTGGCAAAAAGCCTGATACATTGGCATTGCGCACAGGATCATGAATATCAATAGCTTGGTGACAAATATTGTAATCACCACAAATAATGAGGTTTGGAATAGTTTGTTTCAGTTCATTAATGTATTTCTGAAAATCGGCCATAAAGGTTAGCTTAAAGTCTAAGCGGTCGATATTGGTTCCCGATGGCAGATACAAACTCATTACCGAAAGGGTATCAAAATCAGCTCGTATTACCCGGCCTTCTTTGTCCATATAGTCTATACCTGTACCTATCTCAACATGTTTAGGAGCTATTTTAGAGATAATAGCTACCCCACTATAACCTTTTTTCTCGGCACTATGGTAATACTGGTATTCATAGCCCAATTCGGCAAATATTTCTGTAGGTATCTGAGCTTCTAAGGCTTTTATCTCTTGCAAGCACAACACATCAGGAGCTGCTGCTTGTAACCACTCTTTTAATCCCTTGGTAAAGGCAGCTCTAATTCCGTTCACATTATAACTAATAATTTTCATTAGTAGCCTGTTCCTTTCTCTCCTTTCAAGATAGTAATACCATTGGAAGTCCCTATACGCTGCACTCCTAAATTTATATATTGTATAGCTGTTTCATAATCACGTACCCCACCCGATGCTTTTATCTTAGCGTGTCCTTGCACGCTTTCTTTCATCAGTTTTACATCTGGAAGGGTAGCCCCTCCAGTACCAAAGCCCGTAGAGGTTTTTACAAAATCTGCTTTTGCATCAAGGGCCAATTGGCAAGCCAAGCGCTTCTCTTCATCTGTAAGGTAGCAAGTTTCTATTATTACTTTAAGCACACGGTTACTACCCACAGCAGCTTTTAAGGCTGCAATCTCCTCACGCACTTTATCTATTTCGCCTGATTTTAGCCAACCTACATTAATTACCATATCAATCTCATCTGCTCCATCTGCTAATGCTTGTTCTGTTTCAAAAAGTTTAGCTTTGGATTGCATAGCTCCTAAAGGGAATCCCACTACACTGCATACTTTAACAGTAGTTCCTTCTAAGAATTTTTTAGCAGTAGCCACATACGCGCTATTCACGCATACCGAATAAAAATCATACTCCACAGCCTCTTTGCAAAGAGTTTCTATCTCGGCAATGGTAGCTGTTGCTTTTAATAGTGTGTGGTCAATAAGTTTATTTAATTTCATATTTTGTTTGTTTTTGGTATTGTTTAAATATTCTTTTCCCATTGCTGTAAGGTTTTCAGCACAATATCTCTATGCTTCTTAATCTTGATAAAAGTAGGCAATTTAGCTACTAAGCTCATTCCTTTACGCTCTCGCAAATCCGATGCCACATAATCTGCCATTACCTTTATATGCTCAGGGTTCAAAGCCCAAAAAAGATTGCCTTTTATATTGGTTTGAAAATAGTAAGGTAACCCAAAAATACGGTCTCGTTTAAGCCCTCCTTGTTGCTTAGAGTAATAATCAGGATTATATTGTAACTGATAACTTGGCTTAACTTTAAGAGTATGCTTACATTTAGGATTGGTACAATTCACTGCCATCTCCTCCAATTTATGCTTCACATTAATTATTTCTTTAAAGATAGGCAAACCACAATTAGGACAGTTTAGCTTAATAGTCGCTACAAATGATTTCTTAGCTCTGCTAAGTTGTTCAAAACCACAATGGCTACATCTCACTACTACAGTCTCAAAATGATAAGGAGTCTCTCTATTCACATCCTCCTCTGTAGGGTAATGTTTTTTAGTAGTAACTTTAGCCCCTTTCCCACATTTAGGGCACACCACCCATTTATCGTTAACATACACATCAAAAAAGTACCTATCTTCAAATCGCTTCATATTATGCATTCTTTATTGTCAATTACTTTCATCTCTAAGTTAGTCAAAACTCAGAACTATATAAGTAAAATTCTTTTATTAACATAGGACTGAAGTAGATACTTTTTCCCTATATCTTCCATCACATACTCAGCCATTATAGCCTGGTTATTATCCCTCAATTACCATACCAGATAAATAGTTTTTCTCATATCATTACCAAGATATATTTATTGAGTACTGCATACGCACCCTATCTACGGCTTATTAACGTTTAATCTTCATTTCATCTATCAGATAGCCTGCTCCTGCATATTTATCAATAATGAATAGCACATACCTAATATCCACCATAATATTCCTACATATCTTAGGATCATAATGTATATCACTCATAGTCCCTTCCCATACTCGGTCAAAATTCAGCCCTATAAGGTTACCTTGTGCATCAATAGCAGGACTACCCGAGTTACCTCCTGTTGTATGATTAGTCGCTACAAAGCACACTGGCATCTTGCCATTCTTACCATAAATACCATAATCTTTCTTCTCATACAAAGCACGTAGTTTAGCAGGCACATCAAATTCGTAATCACCCGGCACATATTTCTCCATTACACCATCCAAATAAGTAATATAATCATAAGTTACTGCATCCTTAGGTGCATATCCCGCTACTTTTCCATAAGTCACACGCAAGGTACTGTTAGCATCAGGGAAGATGCGATCTTCTGGTTTCGCAAACTCCAAGATAGCCTTCATATAACTGCGCTGCAATGCCGTAATCTCTTCATTTAGTTCAGCAAAGGTAGGATATACTTTTTCGTAGAAATGATTTATAATACCTTGTACTAATTCCACCCCTACATCTCCTTTTAATCGTTGCTGGAAAGCCTTAGCATCTAAGTTCAATACCTTTTCCATCTCAGCTCCCGAAGCCAAAAACGATTCTCCGTATAACTTATCAGCCATAGCCTTCACATCTATGTTCTGCATATTAGGAGCCAACAGCTCTTTAGGCATCGTCTTTATATAATAAGCCGCTGCTGCCTCAAATACAGCCTTATCCACCTTTAAGTCATAATCCTTAAATACTCCCCGAAACATCGTTACATAAGCCTTCTTCCTATCGTTAAATGACTGTTCCCCTCTCTCAAGCAATGCATTTTGCAGCTGTAACACCCTTAATCCGTTTGATAGCAAAGCTACATTACGCTGCACAAACTCCGAGTACAAATCTACCGAAAGCTCATAATCCCTTATAGCAGCATATTTTTTAGCAAAATCATCCAAAATATTCCCATATTCCGCACTCTTTCCTGCCTTTGCAATAGCCTTCTGGAACTTCTCTTCTTGCGCGCGTTTCAGCGCCACTGCGCCCGATTGTTCCAAGCCCTGTGTCTCTCCTATCCATTTCTTCCAATAGTTAGCCACACTAGCATATTTTGAAGCATATTTAATCTTAATCCCATTATCAACTCTCATAAAGCCATCCTGCACTTTCAGTACCACATCACGAATCCCTATCTTGGCAGGGTTCAGCACCTTCACTATTTGCTCCACAGCTACGGAAGGCAGATACTCCTGCGTCCTTCCAGGATACCCAAATACCATAGTGAAATCACCTGCCTTCACCCCTTTTAGTGAGATCGGGAAAAAATGCTTAGGTACATAAGGCACATTGTCTTTGGAATACTCCGCAGGCCTATTATTCTTATCAGCATATACCCTGAATAACGAAAAATCTCCCGTATGTCTCGGCCACACCCAGTTATCCGTGTCCGACCCAAATTTCCCTATCGATGAAGGCGGAGCCCCCACCAATCGCACATCCTTAAATGTCTCAACCACAAATAATATATACTGGTTCCCCTCATAAAACGCCCGAATACGATTCTCCTGCCACGACTCCTTAGCCGAGTTCTTTACCAAGTTCGCTATATTCTTCTCTATCTTCGATGCCCTATCCATCTCACTACTCAATCCCTTAGTATCTTCAAGCACCTTAGCCGTAACATCCTCTATACGCACTATAAAAGTAACCTCCAAATTCTTATTAGGAAGCTCCTCCGATAAGCTCTTAGCCCAAAAACCATTCGTAAGATAATCATTCTCTAAGGTCGAATGAGCCTGTATCTGCCCATACCCACAATGGTGATTAGTAAGAAGCAGCCCCCTGCCCGAAATCACTTCAGCAGTACACCCCCCATTAAAATGAGGCACCGCATCCTTCAAGCTCGATTTATTCACATTATAAATATCGCTTACCGACATCTTCATCCCAAGCGACTTCATCTCCTTAGCATTCATACCCTCCAACAACGACGGGATCCACATCCCTCCCTGCTGTGCCAATAAGCTAAAAGGCAACAAAAAACAACCTACAAGTAATAAAATAAATTTCTTCATATTACAGTCAAAAAAGTATAAGTATAATTAATTTTTCAGACGGCAAAGGTAACTAAACTTTTTCTAATAACCAAAAAATACTTATCACCCACCCCCATACCACCACCTCCCAACCATATCTCTCCCACATCAAAATCACCCCCTACCCCGAACGAACGAATAACGAAGGATAAACGAACTATAAACGAAGGATAGTTGCCAAACTCACCCAGCTAACTACCTCCCCCCCTCTTACCTCTTACCCTCTTACCTCTTACCTAAAAATCACTTTTCTCTATGCATTATAGATAAAAAATATTAATAAAAATTATGTTATATCAAATTTTATTCATACCTTTGTACCAAATTTAATTTAATAACTAATTTAATAACATTAATTCTGAACACTATGTCAAAAACAGCAAATGTAGTATTAGGCTTAGCAGTAGGTACTGCTATCGGAGTAGGTTTGGGCATCCTTTTTGCGCCCGACGAAGGTAAAAACACACGTCAAAAAATTAAAGACACTCTCAGAGATAAGTCTCAAGATTTAAAAGATCAATTGGATAACCTCACAGAGAATGTACGTGAGAAATCATTGGAACTAAAAGGCTCTTTAGAAGAAAAAGTAGACAGGCTATTTTCAAAATCAAGCAATAAAGCCGAAGATGTAATTAGCCTTCTAGAAAAAAAATTAGCTTCATTAAAAGAAGAAGCCGCTAAAATTAAAAAATAATTTTATGCCCATTCATTCTATTAAAGAAACATTTGTAGAAGTTCCTACAAAAGCAAACTCAGCCCTTAATTCACAGTTATCTTACTATAAACTCGTGCTTTTTAGGTTTATAGCCAAATCTTCTTACGGACTAATAAGTTTTTTTGTCTATGGCTTTGCAAGTTTGCTAATACTGTTTTTCCTATCTCTCGCCGCCGCTTATGCCATAGGCGAAGCATTAGGTAGTAATGGTTTAGGATTTGCTATTGTAGGAGCTTTCTATATAGTGTTATCGTTAGTAGTTCTATTATTTCGCAAAAAACTAATTGAAAGGTCTCTATTGCGAAAACTATCCGAAATCTATTTTAAAACAGACCCCGAAGACGAAGAAGAAAATGAACAATAAAACCTTTTCATCATTTGAAGAAATCGATAATGAAATTAGACTACTGCGATTAGAAAAAGAGATTGACCGACTGTCTCTCACACAACAAGTATCAGCTTCAGCAGAAAGTTTAAGTCCAAAAAACTTATTAGCCAATACTTTGGGTTCTTTATTTAACAACAAACGATGGTTAAATATAGCTTTGGGATACGGAATGCAACTTTTAGCAAAAAGATATTTAAACAAAAACAAATAAAAATGTCTTCTATAGTTAGAAAATATCACAATCAATATCTTTTAAAATTGCATTAAGCATCTCAATAATATATTATCACATCAAACTTTAATATTAATTTTTAAATTTAATCAACTATGAAGAAAATTATTGCATTAGCTTCAGTGATTTGTTTATCACTAGTTTTTTTTGCTTCTTGTAGCAAAAATGATGACCCAGCCGACAACGACCTTTTTGTAGGAACCTACAAAGGTAGCATCTCTTACTCAGATGGTAAAGAGAAAAAGGCTTTTGATAATGGTTCAGTAACTGTTGTCAAAACTGGGAACGATTACCATTTCCGTTTTTCAGACGGCATTCCTAACCTTACAGGTGTTAGTTTCAAAAAAGAAGGAGATAACATTTTAGTAAATGCTGATTTGCTAGATGGCGTAAAAGTAATTAGAATCAACGCCTCTTCATTGAACATTCTGTACACTACAGACGGAAAAACCTGGACTGCCAACGCAAAAAGGTAATTTAAAACATTTTACTAAAAAACCCCGAAAATATCAAATATTTTCGGGGTTTTTTATCTTTAATAGCTATTCTTTTTCTCTTATTACTTCTTCTTAAATATCAAATTTATCAAGAATAGAATAACAATAGCGCCAATAGCTCCTGTTAAGATAGCGCCAATCCAACCTTCTCCAAGTGAGATATGGAACACACTTTCCAAAAGCCAATAACCAACGCTACTTCCAAGAATACCAATAATGATATTCCCTATAAGTCCTAATCCACTACCTTTGTAGATAGTGCCTCCTAACCATCCAGCGATGGCACCAATAATAAGTGTTGCAATAATACTCATAATTTTAAAATTTAAATTAGAGTACAAAGATAAGAATTATTTTTGATAAAACCAAACAAAAATCGCAAAAATAAGAAGTACCACTCTTTTTCCTTCCCTTGTCCCTCAAAAATAGTTCAATTACCATCTTCCCTACGCAACCCAACATATTTTCCGCAACAGCATTCTAAATTGCTTTCAAACTTTATAGCTATATGATTTACAACAACTTATATAATTTGCTAATTTGCTAATTTGCTAATTTATAATTGTCAATCTCTTTCAAATTTTGTAGTTTTGTGATTGATAACAACTTGGAGTAAATCATCAATAGTGCATTTCACTGAAAGTGAGCATAATCCGAGCTTTTCAGAGGCGTAAGAAAGGTCAAGAACTGATACGCCTTCCTTGGTAATTTGGCATAAAACTTGCGCATCATTTTCATACAAGCAGCAGATGTTGTAGTGTATTACGAAAAAGGAGAAGTAGTACATTCTGTAACCATAAGTAGTTCTAGTGGGTACATAGAAGGCAGTACAGGTTCGGGATTAGGAGGTGTTCAAACAGATATTAGCACAACTTCTTTAATACGTGGATTTCATAAATATGATAAATTAAATTTTAAACACAAAATGAAAAAAATTCTTTTAATGGCTCTGATTTGTGGTGTAGGTTATTCACAAGAGTCCAATTTTATCTCGAAAAGTGTTCCTACTCCAAAAACAGCATTTGGTTCACAATTCTATAGTTTCTATGACATAGACGTACTTGGAATAAATTATAAGTTTTTATATCTATCCGATGATAAAAAAATAGAAGTTGTAACAACAAAAGACCCAAAATTTACTATCAACGGAAAGAATTATTGGAACATTCCATATAAAGATTTTTCAGAAGAAGTAAAAGGGTATTCTTTCATATATGGGCTTTATTTTGTGAAGTTTGACAATGGTTGGTTTGGTTGTTATGGAAAATATCAACTTCCACATCTTATCGAAAACAACAAACCTTTGCCTCCTGATGATGAAAAACCTTCATTTTTTGTAAAAACAAATCTTTTGGAATAAAATTTTGCAAACACACTTATCCTAATAAATTATTTCAACCCATTGCAAAACAATGCAATGGGTTATGTTCTTATGTTACCCAGCTAACAAAACAACTTGCCTTACAAAAAATATTCAGCAATAAAAATGTTCATATTATGAAAAACTTTTTATTCTTTATTTTCGTAGGAGTAGTATGCTCCTGCAAGAACACATAAAATCAAGAAATAAAAAAGGAAGAAGCCAAAAAACTTTCTAAATTAGAAATATTATATATGCTCCCCAAAGATTCTATTTATGAATTTTATGACTTGTCAAATGATAGTATCAAAGAATTTCCTGATTTATCGGAATATTCTATTAAGAAATTGGATTTGTCTCGTAATATGATACAAGAAATGGAATATAAAAAAATGCCTAAAAGCATTGTAGAATTGAACCTCTCCCATAACTTTTTTTTGAAAAGTTTTTTTCTGAGCAACAAAACACCTAAAACTTTAAAAAACTTGAATTTGTCATACAATAATATTTCAAGTTACAATACAGTTATTTCGTTAAAACGGCTTGCTATAAATAACAATAATTTAGAAAGTATTTCATTAGGAAATGAAAAAATGGACTTTTTAGACATCTCAAATAATCCAAAATTGAGTAATGAAATGTTTTTTGACCCAAAATATGTAGATACAATCATTCATAACAACATAGCTAATAATAAGCCTCTGGTTTTTTATTTCAACAAAAGTTTTATCATCGAGTAATATTCTGAAAACCCTTATTATTTATTCTTGTGGGAGTATTATGCTTCTGCAAGAATACATAACCTCAAGAAATAGATGTAAAGCAAGAAATTAAAAAAACTTTCCAAATTGGAAATGCTTTATGCTTTGCCCAAAGATTCTATTTATGAATTTTATGACTTGTCAAATAATAGTATATCAAAGAATCTCCTGATTTATCAGAATTTCCTATCAAAAAGATAGGCAAGCACTCACGTTCATTGTGAATTGCTTTCAAATTTTGTAGTTTTATGATTGATAACAACCAAAGCCGAACTACAACGCCGTGAACAAGCGTTGTGAATTGCTTTCAAATTTTGTAGTTTTGTGATTGATAACAACTCTATTTTATATTAATTACAATGAATGTTAGTTGTGAATTGCTTTCAAATTTTGTAGTTTTGTGATTGATAACAACTCTTAGGTCATAGAGACTTCCCTGGTGTCGGTTGTGAATTGCTTTCAAATTTTGTAGTTTTGTGATTAATAACAACACAAAAATAATATAGAATGCTTCTTTTCCCGTTGTGAATTGCTTTCAAATTTTGTAGTTTTGTGATTGATAACAACTAAGGCAAAAATATATGCATTTCAAACCTCGTTGTGAGTTGCTTTCAAATTTTGTAGTTTTGTGATTGATAACAACCTTAGTTTGGGGCTTGCCAGCATAGCTATAGTTGTGAGTTGCTTTCAAATTTTGTAGTTTTGTGATTGATAACAACATATTCGTATTAGTAACGTTTAATTTTGCAGTTGTGAATTGCTTTCAAATTTTGTAGTTTTGTGATTGATAACAACGAAAAGGCAAAATTATTAACGGAAAATTTAGTTGTGAGTTGCTTTCAAATTTTGTAGTTTTGTGATTGATAACAACGAAGTAATTCTGCAATTCATTACTTGATTAGTTGTGAGTTGCTTTCAAATTTTGTAGTTTTGTGATTGATAACAACTGGTTGGTTATTTTGGTGAAGCAAAATTACGTTGTGAGTTGCTTTCAAATTTTGTAGTTTTGTGATTGATAACAACATTAAGGGTAAGATGATGTTAGCAGAGCGGGTTGTGAGTTGCTTTCAAATTTTGTAGTTTTGTGATTGATAACAACATGGGCAACAGTAACCTCTGTAGATTGGCAGTTGTGAGTTGCTTTCAAATTTTGTAGTTTTGTGATTGATAACAACTAAAGACGTTTGTCTTCTTTGCGGATACGTGTTGTGAGTTGCTTTCAAATTTTGTAGTTTTGTGATTGATAACAACTATTATATGGCAGTTAGTGGTGAGTTTGTTGTTGTGAGTTGCTTTCAAATTTTGTAGTTTTGTGATTGATAACAACTTCTTTTGTTACAGCTTCGATAAAAAAGGCGTTGTGAGTTGCTTTCAAATTTTGTAGTTTTGTGATTGATAACAACATTCTTGTTAATAGCCCCGTCAATTCCCCTGTTGTGAGTTGCTTTCAAATTTTGTAGTTTTGTGATTGATAACAACCTCAATTTTCTAAAGGTTTTAGTATCAATCTGTTTTACTGAAAAACAGTACTGAAAAACCTCCTCTTTAGCCTTATAAGCAAAGGCAAAAGAGGAGGTTTTCTCTTTCCTATTCTTCTTAAAAAAGTTCTAATTGCACATAGGTTTCGGGGGCTGCTGTTTCCCTCTGACAGTAAAAGAACTCCATATCTCCAAACTGCTTATCAGTTAAGCACATAATAGCTATATTACCATACTGAGGTAAATTTTGTTTTACACGATTGATATGCACCTGAGCATTCTCTCTACTAGGGCAATGCCTTATGTACATCGAAAACTGAAAGAGCGTAAAGCCGTCCTTTATGAGTTTATCACGAAAGTTCTGTGCTTCTTTACGCATTTTCTTCGTTTCTGTTGGCAAATCGTATAATACTAATACCCACATAATTCTATAAGCATTATATCGTTCGGCTATGATCATAATTCAGGATAAGCTATCAATCGCTTTTCACCCGTATAGCATTTGTACAGAGAAGAAGCTGTGTTCTTCACTGCCACTATTAAGGGGTGGATATTCTTTCCTATTTGTACATCACGGGTTGCAATCTGCAGTATATGAGCTTTACTTTCTTTGTTGAGTTCTTCTACTTCAGGATATACTGTGAGCCATTCCATTACCAATAAATCTACTATGGGACGGTAGGGTTTCATTATGTCGCTTGCCAAACAATAAGGGTTGTACTTATTGCGATGAAAAATTCCTAATACTAATAATAAACCTGTATCTACCAATGCGCGGGCTACTATACTGAGCAAAACTCCATATCCGAAATTGAAAAACTGATTAGGATACTCTCCAAATCTATCTCTTAGAAAATCATAATCAATAAGATACTTCCAATAATGTTGTGCTGCAATGCCTTCCATATTGGTTGTATCACCCGATTTTACTTCTTTTAGATAGTCGTACATTGGGTCAGCATACTTTCCTAAATGCTCTAACACTTTAGCTTGATTCTGAATTTTGCACTCTACAGTTTGCTTCCAAAGTTGTTTTTTAGGGGTTCACTCACTTTCAACTGTGTTTTCACCCGTTCAGAATATTGAGTATTTCCACCAAAAGGAAGCATTACTCCTAAGGGTAAGTGTTTTTCATCACAACTGATAAGCACCACATTGTTCTTCATCAATTCTTGCAATAACTGATGAGAAACGGTAATTTGATAATGATCAAGCATCAGTAAACCTAAATCTTCAATAGACACACTCCCTTTTACAGTTTGGGTAGTGGGGTCTGTTATTTTGAGTTGCTTATCCTTCAACTTCAAATGGGCTGGATTGCCAATGTAAATAGAACGGTATAACATAGTTTAAAGGGTGTTTTTATTGTTTTTTTAAAAGCTCTATGCTTTAGTGATGTTTCCTAGGCGGTCTACTTTTAGTTTAATACAGACTTCTTTTATTTGTACCCCTTCTATACTCGCTGTTTTAGTATCAAAAGAACCAGAATCTTTTCCCTTTTTATCAATCTCTTTAGGACAAATAGCTTTTGCAACTCTATTAGGTGTAAAATAACAAGTGGTAGAAGAAAAATCATTTACATTGTAAATTCTTTCTTTCTGTTCTTTGCTGAGATTATTGAAATCTATTGTCTCTGCGATTTCTCCTTCCATAGGCACATATACCAAATCGTTAGGCGAAAGGCTAAATAATAGTGGTTCTCCTTTTTTATTACGCTCAGGGACAGAAGGATGTCCTTGTTTTTGTCGTTCAATTACTTCGTTGAGGGGGATCGTTGCATAAGTGCGTTTTCCTTTGCCTTGATATACTCCAAAATACAAGTTAGGTGCTCCCTGAACATATTTCTTAGACTTTGTCCCTTTTTCTCCTAATACAAACCTACCACTTCCCTTTTCATAAATTCTCACTTTATAAATAGGTTGATGTTTCTTGCCATCGTTGTATTGGGCTATATTTTTGTTGAGTTCTTCTAATCCTTCTGCTGAAAAAGCTACTTCTGGGCTTCCTTTATATTTGAGATAGTTGAGTAATATTTTTTGGATACCTGTATCGGTAATTTTACTAATTTTCTTCACATCGAAACTACTATCAACTGGTTTTCTAGTAGCTGTTAATATATTCCCCTTACCTACTTTTTCTCTTTTTAAAGAAATTTTCCCTGAAAAAGTTTCCTCGTGTAAAGGCTTTCTGATAGCCCAATTAGTTCCCTCTTGTTTTACTTTCTTTTTTACAAGTACACCATTTTTCTCTTCCCATTTTTCATAATAGTTGGTAGCTTTATTAATCACTCTTAGGTTTTGTTTAAAACTCACTACTATATATTCGAGGGATTCTTTGGCTTCTTGAGTGAATGTAGCCCAAGGTTTCTTGAATTGCCAGTTATTATTCTTTTTCTCACAGAGGATGGCGCGAAGGTCTATGCGAGATTGTTGTTTTTCTTTTTTATCCTTGCCCTTATCCAATGCGTGTTGGTTATTCATATAATTGATGTGCTCTCTAGTAGCACAAGCAATCACTAAGGCGTCCATAGCGTGATGACGGTGGTCTATACGTTTCTTTTGGAAACCTTGGCTGTACTCTATTGGAACTGTAGGAAGATTTTTTTGATATCTGTCGTTATATGAGGTAAAAAGCTGTGTTTGTGTAAGCTGGTTCATTCGCTCAAAACGAGGAAGTATAATCTCGTTCCACACATCATTAAGTCCCCAATCTTGTTTGAGGGCAGTAGTGATTTTACCTGTACAAGGTATTACATTTTTAGAGTTTACTCCTTCATCTTTTTCATCTGACCGCACTATTTTAGAAAGTATTTCAGAAATATACTTACTAATGTAACGAGTGTCATTCAGCTGGCGAGCCACCATTTTTTCAGGTATCTCATTCAAAAGAAGTTTTTGTTGTTTAGCTAAATTATTAGCGTAATGTTTTTTCACAAAGTCTTTGTATTGTTCCTCTGTGAAAATAGTAACTTCTTTATTACCTGCTACACATACCTTTTCT encodes:
- a CDS encoding S46 family peptidase translates to MKKFILLLVGCFLLPFSLLAQQGGMWIPSLLEGMNAKEMKSLGMKMSVSDIYNVNKSSLKDAVPHFNGGCTAEVISGRGLLLTNHHCGYGQIQAHSTLENDYLTNGFWAKSLSEELPNKNLEVTFIVRIEDVTAKVLEDTKGLSSEMDRASKIEKNIANLVKNSAKESWQENRIRAFYEGNQYILFVVETFKDVRLVGAPPSSIGKFGSDTDNWVWPRHTGDFSLFRVYADKNNRPAEYSKDNVPYVPKHFFPISLKGVKAGDFTMVFGYPGRTQEYLPSVAVEQIVKVLNPAKIGIRDVVLKVQDGFMRVDNGIKIKYASKYASVANYWKKWIGETQGLEQSGAVALKRAQEEKFQKAIAKAGKSAEYGNILDDFAKKYAAIRDYELSVDLYSEFVQRNVALLSNGLRVLQLQNALLERGEQSFNDRKKAYVTMFRGVFKDYDLKVDKAVFEAAAAYYIKTMPKELLAPNMQNIDVKAMADKLYGESFLASGAEMEKVLNLDAKAFQQRLKGDVGVELVQGIINHFYEKVYPTFAELNEEITALQRSYMKAILEFAKPEDRIFPDANSTLRVTYGKVAGYAPKDAVTYDYITYLDGVMEKYVPGDYEFDVPAKLRALYEKKDYGIYGKNGKMPVCFVATNHTTGGNSGSPAIDAQGNLIGLNFDRVWEGTMSDIHYDPKICRNIMVDIRYVLFIIDKYAGAGYLIDEMKIKR
- the cas2 gene encoding CRISPR-associated endonuclease Cas2, yielding MIIAERYNAYRIMWVLVLYDLPTETKKMRKEAQNFRDKLIKDGFTLFQFSMYIRHCPSRENAQVHINRVKQNLPQYGNIAIMCLTDKQFGDMEFFYCQRETAAPETYVQLELF
- the deoC gene encoding deoxyribose-phosphate aldolase, which encodes MKLNKLIDHTLLKATATIAEIETLCKEAVEYDFYSVCVNSAYVATAKKFLEGTTVKVCSVVGFPLGAMQSKAKLFETEQALADGADEIDMVINVGWLKSGEIDKVREEIAALKAAVGSNRVLKVIIETCYLTDEEKRLACQLALDAKADFVKTSTGFGTGGATLPDVKLMKESVQGHAKIKASGGVRDYETAIQYINLGVQRIGTSNGITILKGEKGTGY
- a CDS encoding YtxH domain-containing protein, producing MSKTANVVLGLAVGTAIGVGLGILFAPDEGKNTRQKIKDTLRDKSQDLKDQLDNLTENVREKSLELKGSLEEKVDRLFSKSSNKAEDVISLLEKKLASLKEEAAKIKK
- a CDS encoding GlsB/YeaQ/YmgE family stress response membrane protein; translated protein: MSIIATLIIGAIAGWLGGTIYKGSGLGLIGNIIIGILGSSVGYWLLESVFHISLGEGWIGAILTGAIGAIVILFLINLIFKKK
- a CDS encoding type I phosphomannose isomerase catalytic subunit codes for the protein MYPIKFKPILKERIWGGTKLKTLFNKPIVTDITGESWEVSGVPGDISVVANGALEGKSLQELINLYPNELLGKHVHQRFGNDFPILIKFIDAREDLSIQVHPNDKLAKERHNSFGKTEMWYVLHADEGAELIVGFNKTVTKNEYQQHLNNGTLTDILNYEKVHNGDTFFINTGKVHAIGKGIIIAEIQQTSDITYRVYDFDRRDKNGNLRELHTELALEAIDYERKDDFKVQYTQEPNQVNKVVNCPYFITNLLPLTAGYEKSLAQDDSFHIYMCVKGEGFLSDGITELPIKQGETILFPAACPKLEVKTKGMDLLEVYI
- a CDS encoding exodeoxyribonuclease III, producing the protein MKIISYNVNGIRAAFTKGLKEWLQAAAPDVLCLQEIKALEAQIPTEIFAELGYEYQYYHSAEKKGYSGVAIISKIAPKHVEIGTGIDYMDKEGRVIRADFDTLSVMSLYLPSGTNIDRLDFKLTFMADFQKYINELKQTIPNLIICGDYNICHQAIDIHDPVRNANVSGFLPVEREWLDTFMKSGFIDSFRYFHKEPHQYSWWSYRANARNNNKGWRIDYHLVASPLESRMERALILPEAKHSDHCPILLEIN
- a CDS encoding DUF6327 family protein → MNNKTFSSFEEIDNEIRLLRLEKEIDRLSLTQQVSASAESLSPKNLLANTLGSLFNNKRWLNIALGYGMQLLAKRYLNKNK